The DNA sequence TCGTTCTCACTAAAACAACTCCTGAATGTAGTGATGAGCTTGAGTCTTTACTCGAGCTCGCAAAAGCTCAAGTTACAGACACCTTTTAAAAAGTCGATATGAGAGTCACGTACGTATTTGGATGAGCTAGTCTGGATTGAAGGTCATATTCTAAGTAATTTATGATCACATAAAGTCTGCCATGGTCCTAGAGATTCTTGATTGAGGGCACACTGTAGAAGGCTTCACCATGTTTTTACTGTCTTCAAAATTATTCTTTATTTTACCTAATTGGTTGCAACCAAAGAAGTTGGATTTCTTATGGTTGTAGCGCATTTGACTAATGCGTGAACGAGTTGATCTCGGGTTCgtgggttcgatcccaggtctgCCACACCCACCCAAATCCTGCTTCTCTAGTGGATATTTGCCTCAAATGGCaacccttgaacccagaatgggccccaaatTGCCATGTGCGAAACTGATTAAATTgacatgcttctcgcaatagATACATTTATTCACAAAGAAGTTAGGCTTTTATTTAccatttgtttgatatttcatGAGAACTTCTAGCTGAAACGTTCACATTTAGTTATCTAAACCACTAAATAACTTCAGTTGTTTTTCGTgctaaaatcttcttttgttatttttcccTTATCAAAACTTTAGAAGAATgtgatttgaagaaaacatttgTGAGGAACCTAATAATCTATGGAAATTCAGAACGAtttttggttgggtttgaCAGAAGGCAAATGCTTTGGCTagaaaatatttatgttttgaggttttttttgcggacCTCCTTTCCGCTACTGTGAAGGGGATctccaacagttcaagacgaaaaagtatTTATGTAACTTAACTTTctattcatataatatctgacCTACCAACGAATTCGCGTTAATTAGATTTGATGTTTGTACCCTGTGAAAATGTCACGAACCCAACAAGTCAGGTTAATCGCTACGCTCTCCACCATGACTACTAAAACTGTTCATACAAGCCTGGTAGTGCTTAGGTTTCATGCGTAACCGTTCAATCCGATCCAATCAGGCCGGTGGACGCCAGGATCACTTCTGTCTTTGTAGGAGCGGCCCAGATCCCTCAACCCTCGAACCAGCAGGCAGAGGCGGTCCGGGATTGTCAATCCATCCACAGGAGCGGCCAGCAGGCAGTTGGCGTCCTGGCCCGTCTTGAGGGCCGCTGACTGTGGAGCCCACAGACCATCTTTCCATCTCGACTCGGGTCGAGCCTCTCCGGAATCAAGGCCCGGCCGaaggagtgagtgagcgaacgaacgaacgagcgagCGAACGAGCCAGCGATCACACCCGATTATCAGCCGAAACTTGAGGGAGAGTGAGTGAGActgtaagtgagtgagtgtgtgtgccACGGGAGTCTTTGGAACATCCACAGCAGGAAACGCCCAGGTCTCAAGGCGGGATAGGTAAGACCAACCACCGGTTAGCCAGCTAACTAGTCCCACCCACACTCGGTCAGGGGCCGGGGCGTTAACTCGACCTAGCACTCGAAAGCCAGACCCGAGGGACGACGAGAACAAGCACTGGAAGAAAAGGCGGCGAAGGCGAAGGCAATGAGTAAAATGAGTGAGTGCTTATGTGTGTGAGGGACGAGGCGGGACGAGGCAGGTCTCTTGGGTTGGCACGGGATTCTGGGCAGGACCACCTGCTTGCGCCCATAGGTCCGTCATCGCCACGGGGGTACGGGTAGTAGTCCATCGTCTGGGCTTCTGTACTGACTGAGAATGGCCAATAAAGCCGGGAGGCCACAGGGAGGCCACAGGCAGAAAAGTAGGCGTTGTCGGCTCGAATTGAGGGTCTTTCGCTGGCTCGCCCAACGGGTCGAGTTCAGTATTGGACTAAGCAGATGGACGGCATAGAAAAAAGGctcaatggaatggatggaaagACCATGAGGAGGGAGGGGCCCCTTGAACTTTTTCTGAGTCATCGAGAAAGTCGAGGGAGGGTGTGACCCCCCCCCGTGTCTTGGTGGTGACGGTGTTGTTTGACTTGCCCAACGCCTCTTAGGAAGGTACTTAGTTAGTAGTAGTGGGTCTCATGTTGGCCCAGGGCTAATACCAAAAGTCTAGGTTGGGTCGGGGGTCTCTAAGTCAATACATCCATTCAGGCCTACACATACTGTACAAACATATACTATGTATCCACACTTACacatacgcacacacacacactttgTGAACCGCATATGCCACTGCCTGACAAGCTGACATACTAGGTTAGCCACTACGTAAATGTACCGAAGCACCCTAAACTGGTGAgagtttttcaaagttttttctcGGCTCGATCGAATGCGTCCCTCCATCGAACCAAGTTGGCTTGAAAATCGCAGGCAGCGCGGCCAGAAGATAATGGCTTTCATGACCATCGATCCCATCCCCGTTTTTCCTAGCTCCGAGGCTTGTTTTGACCAAGGTGCGTTTGCCCCGTGTTCTCCCACGGGCCCGACTTGCTTCGGCCGAAATTCGCCATCGGGTCTCGAACATCCGTTTGAGGTCGGTGACTTACTTACTCTTTTCCATGCCCAAGGAGTGGGCTACATTGATTGAGAGTCAAATTATGCCACCTCATGATTTCACCCGCGCCTGATCCTCGGATGTCGACGTTGTTGGTGTGAATTGCTTTCGATCGATCGTCGTGTGATCGATATATTGACCAGATGGTTAAAGCATGTGCGTGTACGTGTTGATTATAGAATGGGGCTCGGAATGAGTTCATCCAGGAAGAAGACGTGACGGGAGTTAAAGGCTCGCCACCCAAAGCTCGACCACGGACTAGTTTCGAATCCATCCCGCAATATTAATGCAATGTTCGcgaaaaaggcgggaaattgTAAAATATAAACCATTTGTGTCCAAATCTAAGTCAACCCTGAGCGTGTCAGTTTATTGTACCTTAGTGAAATCTCATTGTGCCCAATTTCTTGTCTTCCCTTATCTAGTAATACGATGATCTTTGATAAGTGAAAATTTGGAACGCTAAGTACATGATGATTATCATGGGTGATGATGAGCTCATGAGGCCTGGGCTGTTTAACGCCGCTAGCTTGAGTGTTGTGGCCtgaattagaaaaaaaaatgatcgtTCACCTCCCCCTTTTTCGCTTGTGTCATTACAGCATACCGCTCAACGCATACTCATTGGAATTTGCTGTCGAGAATAGGAGGAGGCCCTTTAGACGTCCGTCTCCTTGTCTTTACCAATCTTTACCTACCTGATTGGTCAAGGTGTCTGAAAGCGAATAGCTGCTTCTACAATTTGAAACAGAGTGGCTTTGTTGCTATTGTGACCGCTACCGTGACTTTTCCCCTCTACCGTCCCTCCCTACCCCTGTCACCATCATGCCTAAGCCTGTCAACGTTCGCGTCACAACGATTGACGCCGAGTTGGAATTTGCCATCCAACCTAATACAACGGGCAAGCAGTTGTTCGACCAAGTGGTCAAGACCATCGGGCTCCGAGAGATCTGGTTCTTTGGCCTTCAATATACGGATTCCAAGGGATATCAGACTTGGCTTAAGCTCAACAAGAAAGTGCTGAGCCAGGACGTGAAGAAGGAATCGCCTCTCCAATTCAAGTTCCGCGCCAAATTTTATCCGGAGGATGTGGCGGATGAACTCATTCAAGACATCACAGTACGCTTGTTCTATCTGCAGGTAACTTTGTCCGCCTTGAAAGAGATTGACGCTCGTTCTCATGGATCTGATCCGCcattttgtattgttttaggtgaaaaatgccattttgtcGGACGAAATCTATTGTCCTCCAGAAGCATCCGTCCTATTGGCCAGCTATGCTGTTCAGGCCAAATATGGAGATTTCCAAAAAGATGTCCACACGTCCGGGTTTTTGACTAGCGATCGTCTCCTACCCGAGCGAGTAATGCAACAGCATAAGCTCACTCGGGAAGAGTGGGAGGAGAGAATCACCAACTGGTACATGGAACACAAGGGCATGCTCAGAGAGGACGCCATGATGGAATACTTGAAGATTGCCCAAGACCTGGAGATGTATGGGGTCAACTACTTCGACATTAAGAACAAGAAAGGCACTGAACTCTGGCTTGGTGTGGATGCCCTGGGCCTAAATATCTACGAAAAAGAAGATCGTCTCACACCCAAGATTGGCTTCCCTTGGTCTGAAATCAGGAACATCTCCTTCAATGAACGGAAGTTTGTCATCAAACCCATTGACACCAAGGCGCCCAATTTCGTGTTCTTCGCTCCCCGATTGAGGATCAATAAGCGCATCCTCACCTTATGCATGGGCAACCATGAGCTTTACATGAGAAGGCGGAAGCCTGATACCATTGAGGTAGGATCAGGAAATGACCGGCCCAATGCCCTCGTGATCGAATTACCCGGAAATAATTTGTCTTCTGCGTTTTCAGGTTCAACAAATGAAGGCTCAAAACCGAGAAGAGAAACTAGCCAAGCAACAAGAGAGGGAGAAATTACAACGTGAAATTGCTGCGCGCGAGCGTGCCGAGCGGATTCAAGCCGAATACGAGGATCGCTTGAAGGCTCTTCAATCGGATATGGAAAAAAGGCAGAAGGATCTGATCGAAGCCCAAGACCAGATTCGTCGATTGGAGGACCAACTTCGGGAAACTCAAGCGGCCAAGGACGATTTAGAGAATAGCCAAAGGGAGCTGCAAGACATGATGAAACGCTTGGAGGAGAGCAAGAACTTAGAGGCCGAGGAGCGGGCGCGGCTTGAGGATGAAATCCGGACCAAGCAGCATGAGGTGTCCTCCATTTACGAGCAAGTCCAGagcaaggaagaagaaaatctCGCCCTTCAAAGAGAAATGCAAGAGGCACGGATGAAGCACGAGCAAGCCACTCAAGCTCTAGTGGCCGCCAGCACGACCCCGAGACATCACCACGTGAATGATCACGATGACAatgatgaggacgacgaggacgacgaggatgaaaaCAACCACGAGGGAGAAGACGAGGACATGCGCAATGGTGACACGTCCCGAGACCTCCGCATGGACAGTGATGACATCAATGATCCGGTCAATGAGCGTCTGACCCTGGCCGAGCGTAACGAACGCCTTCAGAATCAACTCAAGTCCTTGAAAGAGGATCTGGCTCACACGCGCAATGACGCCGGCGAGACCACGATGGATCGCATTCACAAGGAGAACGTCAAGCAAGGCAGAGACAAGTACAAGACCCTCCGGGAAGTGCGTAAGGGAAACACGAAGCGACGAGTCGATCAGTTTGAGAACATGTAAGACAAGCGAACACACCCCCATCCCAAAAAATCAtccacacccacacccactCACACTGAACAGAGATT is a window from the Tigriopus californicus strain San Diego chromosome 2, Tcal_SD_v2.1, whole genome shotgun sequence genome containing:
- the LOC131877204 gene encoding moesin/ezrin/radixin homolog 1-like codes for the protein MPKPVNVRVTTIDAELEFAIQPNTTGKQLFDQVVKTIGLREIWFFGLQYTDSKGYQTWLKLNKKVLSQDVKKESPLQFKFRAKFYPEDVADELIQDITVRLFYLQVKNAILSDEIYCPPEASVLLASYAVQAKYGDFQKDVHTSGFLTSDRLLPERVMQQHKLTREEWEERITNWYMEHKGMLREDAMMEYLKIAQDLEMYGVNYFDIKNKKGTELWLGVDALGLNIYEKEDRLTPKIGFPWSEIRNISFNERKFVIKPIDTKAPNFVFFAPRLRINKRILTLCMGNHELYMRRRKPDTIEVQQMKAQNREEKLAKQQEREKLQREIAARERAERIQAEYEDRLKALQSDMEKRQKDLIEAQDQIRRLEDQLRETQAAKDDLENSQRELQDMMKRLEESKNLEAEERARLEDEIRTKQHEVSSIYEQVQSKEEENLALQREMQEARMKHEQATQALVAASTTPRHHHVNDHDDNDEDDEDDEDENNHEGEDEDMRNGDTSRDLRMDSDDINDPVNERLTLAERNERLQNQLKSLKEDLAHTRNDAGETTMDRIHKENVKQGRDKYKTLREVRKGNTKRRVDQFENM